The following is a genomic window from Haliaeetus albicilla chromosome 13, bHalAlb1.1, whole genome shotgun sequence.
GGATATCGCTGTGAATGTGTGGGGAtgtgtggggctgggctgcagACCCGTGGGGCAGGGCTCCaccctctgtgtgtgtttgtggggtgggggagcgTCCCCGGTCACCCGAGTCCAAGGGTGCTGCGCCACACCCCGGGGGTCATAGTCCACTGTGGGGCAGAAGCAAAGCCACGtcatcccccccccaaaccccacaggaGCCGAACTTGGGGGGCAGGGCCTTTATTGGGGGGCATGTTcagtcggggggggggggggggggggaagaaggcaTCCCCACAGGCTGCGGCTGTGGCAGTGTGGGTCAGCCGGGGGTCTGCACAGTGGCTGTGGTACGCTATGGGGTGGAAAGAAGGGGGGGACTAaaaggggggcaggggggaactTGGGAGGCCGGGGCAGACCTGGGGGAGGCTCACTGTGGGCACAGGGCAGGACATGCACTCACGCTGTGGCTGGGAACCCAGGTGTGAgatggggggttgggggggggaaatgtggGGCAGGGACGTGCATGTCTGGGTGGGTTGTGGGGCACAGGGGGTGATGTGGGGCAAGGACGCAGGCACGTAGGCAGGAtgtggggagatgtggggcagggaACCGAGAAGTTGGGGTGGGTCACGGAAGGATGTGGGGCAGGGACCCAGACATTTGGGTGTggggggatgtgtgtgtgtgtgtgtgtgagatgtggggcagggagccaggTGTCTTGGTGGGGTGAGGGGTGATGTGGGGCAgagcccccagcacccaggtgACGAGATGGGGCAGAGGCCCAGGTCTCCGGGCAGGTTGTGGGGCAGAAAGGGGGGATGTGGGGCAGGGACCGGGGCGTCCGGGCAGGGCGGAAGCGGCTCCGGCGCCGTCGAGGCCTTATAAGGGCAGCGACGGCGGCTCCGGcgcttcctcccccccccccccccccccgtccttccccccccccgcactgactcattgggggggggggccggacGCCTGGGTTCCACgcaggggggaggggaggggcctAGATGCGCCCCATGGCGGGAACCTGGGTGTCCGGGTTGTGGCGGCCATTAGGCCGTGGGGCGGAAGgagctccccccccgccccagtccATGTATGGGGAGGACCCGGGTGTTTGGGCCCCCTAACTGCCCCCCCCCATGTGGGTCGCTATGGGGTGTAAgtggggcaggggatgggggagCTGGTGCAGTGAGGCAGCTACAGtgcagctgtggggctgccgTGGGGCTGGTTGAGCTGTGTGGGGGAGTTATAGGGCAGCTGTGGTTGCAGGGGGCAGGCTTGAGGGCTGGGGGCGGCGGTGAAGCTCGTTGAACCCTACGGGCATGATGTGGCGCAGTAGTGGGGCTGCTATAGGGCAGCTATGGGGCAGCCATGGCCAGTGGGGCAGGTTAGAGGGTGGTGGTGATAGGTGTGGGGgtggcatggggctgctggggcacGCTGGAGGGCAGTGGGGCAGCTATAGGGTGAGGGATGGCTATGGGGCAGCTGTGGAGCAGCCACAGGGGGTGGCTGTAGGGAAGCCGTGGGGCAGGTTAAggggtggctgtggggtggcCATGGCCAGTGGGGCAGGTTGGAGGGCAGCGGGGCGGCCGTGGGGCTGGCCGGCCCATATGGTAGCGGCACGGCTGTGCCACGGGGCAGCTGTGGGGCGGCCATGGGGTGTCTATGGGACAGCTGTGGGGTGACTGTGGGGCAGAACATACCTTTCCTGTAGGGAACGTTCTGCGGCTGCTCCCACCAGCGTACAGCTGAGGGTCTGGGCAGCCACTGAGCCGTGGCACCATAACCTGCGGCGCCCTGTCACGGTGTCACAGTGTCACCCGGTCACCAGGTCATAATGTCACCCCATCACCCTCTCACCTGTGGCACCCCATCACCTGTGGCACCCTGTCACAGTGTCACCCCGTCACCCGTGGTACTGCACACCAGGTCACCCCATCGCCTGTGGCACCTCGTCACGGTGTCAGTGTCACCCGTGGCACGGCATCACCCCACCACCCACAGTGCCACACGCATCACCCATGGGCGCTAGGTGCTGCGTCACCTTGTCACCTGCAGGACGGTGACACCCCGtcaccccccactccccccttgttacccccccagcacctcagGGTAgggtgggggacacacaccccATTTTagggaccccccaccccccccgcaaGACCCCCAAAAACCAGgtgaggggctggaggggacccCGGTATCCGGGGGGGCACCCCAATATGGGGGGGGGGTAGTggtgtttgggggggagggggcacctACCACCAGCCcctgggggggaagggggggcccCGAAAAGAGCCGGGAGGTCGGCAAACTCCAGGGAGGAGTTGGGGTCCAGTACCTGCCCAGTAACTTCCAGTCAGGACCAGTCACTGGTacttgggggggagggggtcccagtgatcccagtgccGACCGATGCACCCCAAAGTacttcccagtgctccccagtacCTCTCAGTATAACCACAGTACCTCCCAGCGCTTCCCAGTACACCCACGGTGCctcccagtacctcccagtgctcccagtatccccaggaCACCCGTGCATGCCTTCCAGTACCTCCCAGCCTCCCTCAATACCCACCCCCTCCAGCGCTCACCGCTCGGATATGGGCCTGGACAGGCAACAGAACGGCGCTGAGCACCAGCGGCGGCTCCGGCACCCGGCGGTATCGCGGGAcggggaccgggaccgggaccctCCGGCCGGGCCAGAGCCagggcctcggcctcggcctcggcctcggcctcggcccctcccgccgccgccgcctcctctcAGAACCGGCAGCCTCGCAAGATGGCGGCGCCCAGTAGGCTCTCGCGAGAGGAAGGACAAGACCTCCCTAAAGCCCGCCCACTCTCTAACCAATCCCCGCCAAACATCCTTCCCGCCGAAACACGTCTAGCCAATGAGAGGCGGGAGGGCGGGGAGATGCCCCCAGCAGGGCCGCGCCCCCGGCACCTCCCTATTGGATCAAGCTACGCCTTCAGCGCGGGGCTACGCTCCCCTCTTAGTCCACGCCCTCCCGGATCAGACGACACCTCCCCCCACACTAAGCCACGCCCCCCGGCCGGACCGCACCTCCCCACCCTCCATGGGGGGCCACGCCCCCAGCGAGACGACTCCCCGCCCTCCAGGCGAGACCGCTCCCCCTCCTTTGCGCAGCCAcgccccccgccggccccgcgcaGCCGCGTCGCGCATGCgcacacctccccccccccgagtcACCTTGGGGCGCCGCCGGCTCCGGACCCCCCGGgtccttgtgcccccccccccaccccccccgccccggtacCGGGTCCCGGCCGCGATGGCGGCGACACCGGCGGCCGAGAGGCCCAAGACCTCCCCGAAGTCGGTCAAGTTTCTCTTCGGCGGCCTGGCCGGGTGAGAGCCCCCCCCCGGAGCGGGACAACCCCCCcgaaaaaaaacaaaaccggGACCCCCCGAGACCCTTCAGACCCCCCCGGGGCCCCCCAACCCCCCCGAGCCTTCCGAAGCCCCCCCCGAAGCCCcgacccccccaaccccttcagccccccccgccaaatcccccccaacccccccccacctctccaaaccccctcagcccccccatggccccccccaaacccttcaGCCTCCCCAAatgccccccagtgccccccaaacccctttgAGCCCCTCTAAGTCTCCCCTCAGCGCCCTCAAAAGCCTTTCAGCCCCCTCCAtggcccccccaaaccctttaGCCCCCCCCAAAGGCCTCCTGAAACCCCTTGAGCCCCTCTAAATCCCCCttcagcccccccaaaaccctttcagctcccccaaaacccctttgGGCCCCTCCAAGCCCCCCCCAACCTTTCAGCCCCCCAGAtgcccccccagtgccccccaaaaccctttTAGCCTCTCTAAatcccccctcagccccccccaaaccctttcaggccccccccaaccccccccaaaccttttGGCCACCCCAAatgccccccagtgccccccaaaacccctttaGCCTCTCTAAatcccccctcagcccccccaaaaccctttcaggccccccccaagcccccccaaaCATTTTAGcccccccaaatgccccccaaaacccctttaGCCTCTCTAAatcccccctcagcccccccaaaaccccttcaGGCCCCTCCCCAAACCTTTTAGCCCCCCCAAATGCTGCCCCCAGTGCCCCGCAAACCCCTTCAGGCCCCCCTACCCCGCCCGGGCTCCCTGGGGGGGTGTTGCCGGGTGGATTTTGGCCCCCCCcgctgacaccccccccccccccccccaggatggGGGCCACCGTCTTCGTGCAGCCCCTGGACCTGGTGAAGAACCGGATGCAGCTGAGCGGGGAGGGGGCCAAGGGGCGCGAGTACCCCACCAGCCTGCACGCCCTCACCTCCATCCTGCGGCGCGAGGGGCTGCGCGGCATCTACACCGGGTAACGGCCCCCCCGGGACACCCCCGCTAAACCTCCCGGGGTCaccctggacccccccccccccccgaactgCTCAGCGTCACCCGGGACCCTCCTGGGGTCACCCAGACTcccctgggacacccccccGCCCAAAAACCCGCTGGGACGCAGCTGGCCCCCCCAGATCTGCCTGGGACCCACTGGGGTCACTCAGACCCCCCTGGAGTCAGCCAGGACCCACCCAGGTtcacccagaccccccccgggaccccctgGGGTCACCCAGTCCTGTCCAGGGTCACGTGTcgctcccccaaaaccccctggACCCCCCCAGGGTCACCCAGGACCCTCCTGGGGTCACCCcggcccccccaaccccccccagcacctcttGGGGTCACCCAGAGTgacccaggacccccccaacGCCCACCCAGGGTGACCCACAGGTGCGGGGATGATTTTGGGGGTCCTGAGGATGTTGGGGGGTCCTGGGAATggtgttggggtttgggggggccctggggacGGTCTGGGGGGGGTGAGGAGGTTGTTGGGGGTCCTggagattttgggggggtcctggggacaACACAGAGGGTGTGAGgtaggttttgggggggtcctggggctggttttgggggtctTGGAGATGatgtgggggtttgggggggtcctggagaTGTTGGGGGCCGTGAAggggggcctggggctggtgttGGGGTGCTGGGAATGatggggggggtttggggggtcctggggctgATGCCGGGGGCACTGAGGATGGtgtcagggtttgggggggtcctggggacaGCACAGGGGGCATGGAGatggggggggtccgggggtgGTCTAAGGGTTTAGGGGGGGGCTCCTGGGGCTGGTGTTAGAGTTTGGGGAGGGGTGTTGGGGGGTCCTGAGGATGATGGCGGGGTCCGGGGGGGGTCCTGGCTCTGAATTCGGGGTTCCTGGGGCCAgcttttcgggggggggggggggggcgcatcTCGGAGGCACCATAGGGCTTTTGGAGGATGCCGAGGCCCGTGCTGGGGTCCCGAGGCCacttttggggtgcccccccggtccccccccAGGCTGTCGGCGGGGCTGCTGCGCCAGGCCACCTACACCACCACCCGCCTGGGGATCTACAGCGTCCTGCTGGAGCGCCTGGGGGGGGCCgacgggacccccccccccttcctggCCAAAGCTGCCATCGGCATGACCGCCGGTGCCGCCGGGGCCTTCGTCGGCACGCCCGCCGAGGTCGCCCTCATCCGCATGACGGCCGACGGCAGGtgaaccccccccaaaatttgGAGTGTCCGTCCGCGTCTCGTTCCCGTTTCCCCCCGAAAGCCGCCTTTTTCACCCCAAACTCGGCCCCGGTTTGCAGGTTGCCCCCCGCCGAGCGGCGCGGCTACCGCAACGTCTTCGACGCGCTGCTGCGGATGGCGAGGGAGGAGGGGGTCGCCACGCTCTGGAGGGTATGGGGGTGCCGGGGGTACCCCGAAATCCCCCCtcccctatagcccccccccCTCTCTCTGACACCCCCCCCTTACTCCATTCCCCCCTCCCAGGACCGCacggagggggaggagggggttgCCACGGTCGAGGGGGGGCCCAGGGAGAtgtgggggtgcagggggggatatgggggtgcaggggggggaCCTAAACCCCCCCTTCCTcactgtgccccccccccccgcccccagggCTGCATCCCCACCATGGCGCGGGCCGTGGTGGTCAACGCCGCCCAGCTTGCCTCCTACTCCCAATCCAAGCAGTTCCTCCTCGACTCCGGTGAGGCTTGGGGTATGCGGGGGGGGGTCCTCCAAAATCTGTGACCCCCCCACTTATTTTTGGggtttcccccccacccagggtATTTCCGCGACGATATCCTCTGCCACTTCTGCGCCAGCATGATCAGCGGGCTGGTCACCACTGCCGCCTCCATGCCCGTCGACATCGTTAAGACCCGGTGGGTAATTAAGGggaaacacccccccacacccctttAATTCTGGGGAAAGAACACACCCCAAAATCTCACCCCCAAATTTCCCTGACAGCATCCAAAACATGCGGACAATCGACGGGAAACCTGAATACCGCAACGGGCTGGTGAGCAAGCGGCAgcttttggagggggggggtcccctctTTGAGGGGCGGGTGGGCAGGTCCCCCAGTGTTTTGGGGCCCCCCCGCGACCTCCTTtgaccctgacccccccccccccccaggacgTGCTGGTGAAGGTGGTGCGGTATGAGGGGTTCTTCAGCCTCTGGAAGGGTTTTACCCCCTACTACGCCCGGCTGGGCCCCCACACCGTCCTCACCTTCATCTTCCTCGAGCAGATGAACAAGTGGTACAAGAGGCTCTTCCTCAGCgcctgacccccccccaacccgaGGGGGGGGGTATGGGGCAACCCCATAGCCCTATAGGTGGTTATAGGGTGTCTCGCTGTCCCTATAGGGGCTGTGGGGGGTGTTCTCGAGTCCCTTGTGTCTCTCTGGGGGTTGgcggggtccctggggggggatGACACTGTGGGATGACTCTCTGgccccatgggggggggggggctgtggggtggcccTGGGTCCTTATAGGGGTTGTAGGGTGGCCCTGTGGCTGTGG
Proteins encoded in this region:
- the SLC25A11 gene encoding mitochondrial 2-oxoglutarate/malate carrier protein; this translates as MGGHAPSETTPRPPGETAPPPLRSHAPRRPRAAASRMRTPPPPRVTLGRRRLRTPRVLVPPPPPPPPRYRVPAAMAATPAAERPKTSPKSVKFLFGGLAGMGATVFVQPLDLVKNRMQLSGEGAKGREYPTSLHALTSILRREGLRGIYTGLSAGLLRQATYTTTRLGIYSVLLERLGGADGTPPPFLAKAAIGMTAGAAGAFVGTPAEVALIRMTADGRLPPAERRGYRNVFDALLRMAREEGVATLWRGCIPTMARAVVVNAAQLASYSQSKQFLLDSGYFRDDILCHFCASMISGLVTTAASMPVDIVKTRIQNMRTIDGKPEYRNGLDVLVKVVRYEGFFSLWKGFTPYYARLGPHTVLTFIFLEQMNKWYKRLFLSA